From the Desulfovibrio sp. UIB00 genome, one window contains:
- a CDS encoding acetolactate synthase large subunit: MDQQNVAQFLVSCLRAEGVKYVFGIPGEENIKFVRAVAASGDIRFILARHEQGASLMADIYGRLTGKAGVCAATLGPGAINLLLGAADAQTNSSPLVAISAQVGLKRIYKESHQIVDLVGMFKPVTKWADTVLTPQAVPEMVRNAFQVAQEERPGATYLAIPEDVEAAPMPEAVPLKAAPCAKAIPSPAAVAEAAALLRCARKPVIMAGHGVARTGNAAVLAAFAERYKIPVATTFMGKGVISDRSPQSLGVIGFMRHDYENCAFDQADVILSIGYELQEFTPMRINPQSNKRIIHINTFMPDVDAHYNPEVTIMADVGLALASLAKELGAEPLLSAGRGARIRELVEAELAKGRESDAFPLKPQRIVSDIRAAMGDEDIVLADTGAIKMWMARLYPTYAPLTCIVSNGLSTMAFSLPGAIGAHLACPERKVLAVMGDGSFLMNSQEMETAVRENIPLKILIWVDDSYGLIKWKMDMESGSHDCVDFGNPDFVTYAESFGAKGYRIESAAELLPTLQKALNEPGVSLVACPVDYSENMALINSLGELTPALCALDEL, translated from the coding sequence ATGGATCAGCAGAACGTAGCCCAGTTCCTTGTTTCATGCCTCAGGGCCGAGGGAGTTAAGTACGTCTTCGGCATCCCCGGTGAAGAAAATATAAAATTTGTGCGGGCTGTGGCCGCCTCCGGTGACATCCGCTTTATTCTTGCCCGGCACGAGCAGGGCGCATCCCTGATGGCCGACATTTATGGTCGTCTGACAGGCAAGGCGGGCGTATGCGCCGCCACTCTTGGGCCGGGGGCCATCAACCTGCTGCTGGGCGCTGCCGACGCGCAGACCAATTCAAGCCCTCTGGTGGCTATTTCCGCCCAGGTGGGGCTGAAGCGCATTTACAAGGAATCGCACCAGATTGTTGACCTTGTGGGCATGTTCAAGCCCGTTACCAAGTGGGCGGATACGGTGCTGACGCCCCAGGCAGTGCCCGAAATGGTGCGCAATGCCTTTCAGGTAGCGCAGGAGGAACGGCCCGGCGCGACCTACCTTGCCATTCCCGAAGATGTGGAAGCGGCCCCCATGCCCGAAGCCGTGCCCCTCAAGGCGGCTCCCTGCGCCAAGGCCATACCCTCGCCCGCTGCGGTGGCGGAAGCCGCAGCCCTGCTGCGTTGCGCACGCAAGCCCGTCATCATGGCCGGGCACGGCGTGGCCCGCACAGGCAATGCCGCCGTGCTGGCCGCCTTTGCCGAGCGCTACAAAATCCCCGTGGCGACAACGTTCATGGGCAAGGGCGTTATCAGCGACCGCAGCCCCCAGTCGCTGGGCGTCATTGGCTTTATGCGGCACGACTACGAAAACTGCGCTTTCGACCAGGCGGACGTGATCCTCTCCATCGGCTACGAATTGCAGGAATTCACGCCCATGCGCATCAATCCCCAGTCAAACAAGCGTATCATCCACATCAATACATTCATGCCCGATGTGGATGCCCACTATAACCCCGAAGTCACCATCATGGCCGATGTAGGCCTTGCCCTGGCCTCTCTGGCCAAGGAACTTGGAGCGGAGCCTCTACTTTCCGCCGGGCGCGGGGCAAGAATTCGCGAACTGGTGGAGGCCGAGCTTGCCAAGGGCCGTGAGAGCGATGCCTTCCCCCTCAAGCCGCAGCGCATTGTGAGCGACATTCGCGCTGCAATGGGCGATGAGGATATAGTGCTGGCCGACACAGGGGCCATCAAGATGTGGATGGCGCGCCTCTACCCCACCTATGCGCCCCTGACCTGCATTGTTTCCAACGGCCTTTCCACCATGGCCTTTTCCCTGCCGGGAGCCATCGGCGCGCACCTGGCCTGCCCCGAGCGCAAGGTGCTGGCCGTCATGGGCGACGGCAGCTTTTTGATGAATTCGCAGGAGATGGAAACAGCCGTGCGCGAGAATATTCCGCTCAAGATACTGATCTGGGTGGATGACAGCTACGGGCTGATCAAGTGGAAGATGGACATGGAATCCGGCTCCCACGACTGCGTGGACTTTGGCAATCCCGACTTTGTGACCTATGCCGAAAGCTTTGGCGCCAAGGGTTACCGCATTGAAAGCGCCGCCGAACTTTTGCCCACCTTGCAAAAAGCTCTGAACGAACCCGGCGTGTCGCTGGTGGCCTGCCCTGTGGACTACAGCGAGAACATGGCGCTTATCAATAGCTTGGGTGAGTTGACGCCTGCGCTTTGCGCGTTGGATGAATTG
- the gmhA gene encoding D-sedoheptulose 7-phosphate isomerase: protein MTNSLFDMSLSAHLELFGALQTMRPAVEAAAERLDAALGAGGKVLIAGNGGSAADAQHFAAELVGRFQCNRKALACIALTTDTSNLTAIGNDYGFNDVFSRQVEALARPGDVFVGISTSGNSANIIAAVNEARAQGIATIALLGRDGGKLESLADMAVIVPHDVTARIQEAHIFILHHWADVLERAVAQK from the coding sequence ATGACGAATTCGCTTTTTGATATGTCCCTCTCCGCCCATCTGGAGCTTTTTGGCGCGCTACAGACCATGCGCCCCGCCGTGGAAGCGGCGGCAGAGAGGCTGGACGCGGCCCTTGGGGCAGGCGGCAAAGTGCTTATTGCCGGCAACGGCGGCTCGGCGGCGGACGCTCAGCACTTTGCAGCAGAGCTTGTGGGGCGCTTTCAGTGCAACCGCAAGGCGCTGGCCTGCATCGCCCTGACCACGGACACGTCAAACCTCACGGCCATCGGCAACGACTACGGCTTCAACGATGTTTTTTCTCGCCAGGTAGAGGCCCTTGCCCGCCCCGGCGATGTTTTCGTGGGCATTTCCACCTCCGGCAATTCGGCCAACATCATCGCAGCCGTCAACGAGGCACGCGCTCAGGGCATTGCCACCATCGCCCTGCTGGGGCGCGACGGCGGCAAGCTGGAATCCCTGGCCGACATGGCTGTTATTGTGCCCCACGATGTCACGGCCCGCATTCAGGAGGCTCACATTTTCATTCTGCACCACTGGGCCGATGTGCTTGAACGCGCCGTGGCGCAAAAATAG
- a CDS encoding deoxyguanosinetriphosphate triphosphohydrolase: MSTFKEQWAQLLAPNRKTGTGMKLDTLDAVRNPFLVDYDRIIFSSSFRRLARKTQVHPLVRNDHIHNRLTHSLEVSCVGRSLGLGVGDALRRRGDLPEGCTPDHLGQIIQAACLAHDIGNPPFGHAGEEAIRDWFKDSANKEQYFKNLLPAEWADFTAFDGNAQGFRVINALENNKDRGGFRLTFPVVAALVKYPRSAYEAQGVGKSKFNFYTAERDLFAEIFGAMGLAEGAGWRRHPLSYLLEAADDICYRIIDMEDARELRIITYADFKAAMTPLLDVNCLDDPRLDSMDSDRRRTSMLRTTAMGRMIPSITQTFMDNYEAIMEGRLEGCLLNHSQEDVAGFMREAGRVFNSKIMNNPQKTALEIGTYTLYRRLLDVFIPACFNFTKGNAMSYQETRALTLMGANAPSREDSLYMAYLRVLDFVSGMTDDYAAFISQQFSGTAGR, from the coding sequence ATGAGCACATTCAAAGAGCAGTGGGCGCAACTGCTGGCCCCCAACCGCAAAACCGGCACGGGCATGAAGCTCGACACGCTGGACGCGGTGCGTAATCCCTTTCTGGTGGATTATGACCGGATCATCTTTTCCAGCTCCTTCCGCAGGCTGGCAAGAAAAACCCAGGTGCACCCGCTGGTGCGCAACGACCATATCCACAACCGCCTCACCCATTCGCTTGAGGTGAGCTGCGTGGGCCGTTCCCTTGGCCTTGGCGTGGGCGATGCCCTGCGGCGGCGCGGCGACCTGCCCGAGGGCTGCACGCCGGACCATCTGGGCCAGATCATTCAGGCCGCCTGCCTGGCGCACGACATTGGCAATCCGCCCTTTGGGCATGCGGGCGAGGAGGCCATCCGCGACTGGTTCAAGGATTCCGCCAACAAAGAGCAGTATTTCAAAAATCTGCTGCCCGCAGAGTGGGCCGATTTTACGGCTTTTGACGGCAACGCTCAGGGCTTCCGCGTTATCAACGCTCTTGAAAACAACAAGGACAGGGGCGGCTTTCGCCTGACATTCCCTGTCGTTGCGGCTTTGGTGAAGTACCCGCGCTCGGCCTATGAAGCGCAGGGCGTGGGCAAGAGCAAGTTCAATTTCTATACGGCGGAACGGGATCTTTTCGCCGAAATCTTCGGCGCTATGGGCCTGGCGGAAGGCGCTGGCTGGCGCAGGCATCCGCTTTCGTATCTTTTGGAAGCGGCGGACGACATCTGCTACCGCATTATCGACATGGAAGACGCGCGCGAGCTGCGCATCATCACCTATGCCGATTTTAAGGCCGCCATGACGCCCCTGCTGGATGTGAACTGTCTGGACGATCCGCGCCTTGATTCCATGGATTCCGACCGCAGACGCACCAGTATGCTGCGCACCACGGCCATGGGGCGTATGATTCCGTCCATCACGCAGACGTTCATGGACAATTACGAAGCCATCATGGAAGGGCGGCTTGAGGGCTGCCTGCTGAACCACTCCCAGGAGGATGTGGCCGGGTTCATGCGTGAGGCGGGGCGGGTTTTTAACAGCAAGATTATGAACAACCCGCAGAAGACAGCGTTGGAAATCGGCACCTACACGCTCTATCGGCGGTTGCTTGATGTGTTCATTCCTGCCTGCTTCAACTTCACCAAGGGCAATGCCATGAGCTATCAGGAAACACGCGCCCTCACGCTCATGGGAGCCAATGCGCCGAGCAGGGAAGACAGCCTGTATATGGCCTATCTGCGGGTGCTGGATTTTGTGTCCGGCATGACGGACGACTACGCGGCGTTTATTTCGCAGCAGTTCTCCGGCACAGCGGGGCGGTGA
- a CDS encoding adenylyl-sulfate kinase, producing the protein MTPTIWLLGLSGSGKTTLGSLLRLYLDGQGFDVEFIDADTFCRSNGLSAATPEDRVRNTDILRDYALNMQAQGKVCVVAAATPYESMRQSNRAMLPMYREVWVRCSLQALVQRDAKGLYAKAERGDLSTLDSVFDAFDEPRSPHCIIDTDRYSLVECYEQLRDLTLDALAQDHEWADTGHRMLPQASGPFMNAAIAL; encoded by the coding sequence ATGACGCCGACAATCTGGTTGCTGGGACTTTCCGGCAGTGGAAAAACCACCCTTGGTTCACTGCTGCGCCTGTATCTTGACGGGCAGGGATTTGACGTTGAGTTCATCGACGCCGACACCTTCTGCCGCAGCAACGGACTGTCCGCCGCTACCCCTGAGGATCGCGTGCGCAATACCGATATCCTGCGCGATTACGCGCTGAATATGCAGGCGCAGGGCAAAGTATGCGTGGTCGCAGCCGCCACACCATACGAGAGCATGCGCCAGAGCAACCGGGCCATGCTGCCCATGTACCGCGAGGTATGGGTGCGCTGCTCGCTGCAAGCTTTGGTGCAGCGCGATGCCAAGGGCTTGTATGCCAAGGCTGAACGCGGCGACCTTTCCACCCTGGATTCAGTTTTTGACGCTTTTGACGAACCCCGTAGCCCCCACTGCATCATTGATACCGACAGGTATTCGCTGGTGGAATGTTACGAACAGCTGCGCGACCTCACGCTTGACGCCCTTGCCCAAGACCACGAATGGGCAGACACCGGGCACCGCATGTTGCCGCAGGCTTCGGGGCCGTTTATGAATGCCGCCATAGCCCTTTAA
- a CDS encoding MBL fold metallo-hydrolase has protein sequence MNRRQFLQQAAVASLVLPGAALLPQPSRAATPPSVPLYRQAGFYWLQLGDVHVAAISDGTLNSNAKLISTKQGQVEDALKKAYVPSPRPTSVNAFLILTQNRRVLVDTGSGKLLGPTVNKLAASLEGAGVKPADITDILLTHIHGDHSGGLTVDGKKVFPSATVHVNRVESEFWLSAAQMGKSPEYFRPMFVKGQESLAPYLSADKVARFEAGQMVLPGIYAVAAPGHTPGHTCYLLESKGEKLLFWGDTVHVAEAQFPLPDTVIEYDLDPEGAVRQRQRLFAEAAEKGHLVAGAHISFPGIGHVGKAGQGYQWFPIPYVNDAVQSPAK, from the coding sequence ATGAACAGACGCCAGTTTCTTCAACAGGCGGCAGTCGCTTCACTTGTTTTGCCCGGCGCAGCACTGTTGCCGCAGCCTTCCCGTGCAGCTACGCCCCCCTCTGTGCCGCTCTACAGACAGGCGGGCTTCTACTGGTTGCAACTGGGAGATGTGCATGTGGCGGCAATTTCTGATGGCACACTAAACAGCAACGCAAAGCTGATCAGCACCAAACAGGGCCAGGTAGAAGACGCCCTTAAAAAGGCGTATGTGCCCTCGCCCAGGCCGACCTCGGTCAACGCCTTTCTTATCCTTACCCAAAACCGCCGAGTACTTGTAGACACGGGTTCAGGCAAATTGCTCGGCCCGACCGTAAACAAACTCGCAGCCAGTCTTGAGGGGGCCGGAGTCAAGCCCGCCGATATCACGGATATTCTGCTCACGCACATCCACGGCGACCACTCTGGCGGGCTCACGGTGGACGGCAAGAAGGTTTTCCCCTCCGCCACCGTGCATGTGAACCGCGTTGAGTCCGAGTTCTGGCTCAGCGCTGCCCAGATGGGAAAATCGCCGGAGTATTTCAGACCCATGTTTGTGAAGGGGCAGGAATCTCTGGCCCCCTACCTCAGTGCAGATAAGGTGGCACGGTTTGAAGCGGGCCAGATGGTGTTGCCCGGAATATACGCCGTGGCCGCACCGGGGCACACTCCTGGTCACACCTGTTACCTGCTTGAAAGCAAAGGAGAAAAATTGTTGTTCTGGGGAGATACCGTTCATGTTGCTGAGGCGCAGTTTCCCCTGCCGGATACGGTCATTGAGTACGACCTTGACCCGGAGGGAGCCGTCAGACAGAGGCAGCGTCTTTTTGCAGAAGCCGCAGAAAAGGGACACCTTGTGGCTGGAGCGCACATTTCCTTTCCCGGCATTGGGCACGTGGGCAAGGCGGGGCAGGGATATCAGTGGTTCCCCATCCCCTATGTCAACGATGCCGTCCAGAGTCCTGCAAAATAA
- a CDS encoding helix-turn-helix domain-containing protein, with the protein MKILHHPAVEDVTVEGLLHALSDPVRVQILKEIIRSNSPKTCSDFLNMPDRVIPKSTLSQHFRILREAGLIRSERSGVALKNTPRCQELQPRFGRMIAEILAAYAQEYGRKDADE; encoded by the coding sequence ATGAAAATCCTGCACCATCCGGCTGTTGAAGACGTAACTGTCGAAGGTCTCCTGCATGCCCTTTCTGATCCTGTGCGCGTACAGATTCTCAAGGAAATCATACGCTCAAATTCGCCCAAAACGTGTTCTGACTTTCTGAACATGCCGGACAGGGTCATACCCAAGTCGACCCTTTCGCAGCATTTCAGAATATTGCGCGAGGCTGGTCTGATCCGTAGCGAGAGAAGTGGTGTTGCGCTCAAAAATACTCCGCGTTGCCAGGAATTGCAGCCCCGCTTTGGGCGGATGATAGCTGAAATTCTGGCGGCGTATGCCCAGGAATATGGCAGGAAAGATGCGGATGAATAG